The Equus asinus isolate D_3611 breed Donkey chromosome 4, EquAss-T2T_v2, whole genome shotgun sequence genome has a segment encoding these proteins:
- the RTL6 gene encoding retrotransposon Gag-like protein 6, which yields MVQPQTSKAESPAPAASASAQVDDVIDTLTSLRLTNSALRREASTLRAEKANLTNMLESVMAELTLLRTRARIPGALQITPPISAITSNGSRPMTTPPTSLPEPFSGDPGQLAGFLMQMDRFMIFQASRFPGEAERVAFLVSRLTGEAEKWAIPHMQPDSPLRNNYQGFLAELRRTYKSPLRHARRAQIRKTSASNRAVRERQMLCRQLAATGTGPCPVHPASSGTSPAPTLPTRARNL from the coding sequence ATGGTCCAACCCCAGACCTCCAAAGCCGAATCCCCGGCCCCTGCGGCCTCGGCCAGTGCCCAGGTAGATGACGTCATCGACACCCTGACCTCCCTGCGCCTCACCAACTCTGCCCTCCGGCGGGAGGCCTCCACCCTGCGGGCCGAAAAGGCCAATCTCACCAACATGCTGGAGAGCGTGATGGCCGAGCTGACCCTGTTACGCACCCGGGCTCGGATTCCGGGGGCGCTTCAGATCACGCCGCCCATCTCGGCCATCACCTCCAACGGGAGCCGACCCATGACCACACCTCCGACCTCTCTGCCCGAACCGTTTTCCGGAGACCCCGGCCAGCTGGCGGGGTTCCTGATGCAGATGGACAGGTTTATGATCTTCCAGGCCTCCCGCTTCCCGGGTGAGGCCGAGCGAGTGGCGTTCCTGGTGTCCCGGCTGACGGGGGAGGCGGAGAAGTGGGCCATCCCCCACATGCAGCCTGACAGCCCCTTGCGCAACAACTATCAGGGCTTCCTGGCCGAGTTGCGTCGAACCTACAAGTCCCCTCTCCGGCACGCACGGCGCGCCCAAATCAGGAAGACTTCTGCCTCGAATCGGGCTGTGCGCGAACGGCAGATGCTGTGCCGCCAGCTGGCCGCCACGGGCACCGGGCCCTGCCCCGTGCACCCCGCCTCCAGCGGGACGAGTCCAGCTCCCACCCTGCCCACCCGAGCGCGGAACCTTTAA